The Candidatus Sulfotelmatobacter sp. genome has a window encoding:
- a CDS encoding Rrf2 family transcriptional regulator produces the protein MKISQKGLYALQAMMTLARRHEQGAIKIREIAAESDLPEKFLELILLELKNARIVDSVRGARGGYQLRRDPAEIPLSDIIRLVDGPLAPMGDAEQLRSLIAKDADHRALYEVFLAVRDAAAKILENTSVADLVKHAKGKKGAGAKAPAVGKRIKDGRTEVR, from the coding sequence TTGAAGATCTCGCAAAAAGGATTGTATGCGCTGCAAGCGATGATGACGCTGGCGCGGCGGCATGAGCAGGGCGCGATCAAGATTCGCGAGATTGCGGCAGAAAGCGATTTGCCGGAGAAGTTCCTGGAATTGATTCTGCTGGAATTGAAGAATGCGCGCATTGTGGACAGCGTACGCGGGGCGCGCGGCGGCTACCAGTTGCGGCGCGATCCGGCGGAGATTCCGCTGAGCGATATTATCCGGCTGGTAGATGGTCCCCTGGCTCCGATGGGAGATGCGGAGCAGTTGCGGAGCCTGATCGCGAAAGACGCGGATCATCGGGCGCTGTATGAAGTGTTTCTGGCGGTGCGGGACGCGGCGGCCAAGATTCTCGAGAATACGAGTGTGGCCGATCTGGTGAAGCACGCGAAGGGTAAGAAGGGAGCGGGTGCAAAAGCTCCAGCTGTGGGGAAAAGAATCAAGGACGGGCGGACGGAGGTTCGATGA
- a CDS encoding glycosyltransferase gives MKNDCPRVAFFPCVYHEVDGVAQTSRHFEAFARRQEIPFLMVHAGPQDQVTRFGPVTRVELPRSPVQFPLDRAHDYDLLFLRHYRKLEPMLREFRPDVVQITGPGDVGTLGAYVAYKMKIPLAASWQTNVHQYARRRVAAAVSFLPQGIAGKLADLAERWSFRASARFYQIPRLLFAPNQEMIRVLEAATGKPCYLMSHAVDTGVFRPELRDRDGGPDSERRFRIGYVGRLTAEKSVRSLARLEQALLGQRNPAKGHRDFEFVVVGEGAEQEWLRNHMRQAEFTGVLTGAELWRTFANFDVLAFPSETDTFGLVVLEAFASGVPAVVTDRGGPQFTVRHGETGFIAHDFDEFVSYATRLMDEPALLASMRAAARQQALETSWDRIFEGMYEAYERCLCSVPAESHSVFDVATT, from the coding sequence GTGAAAAACGATTGTCCGCGAGTCGCGTTCTTTCCCTGCGTCTACCATGAGGTGGACGGTGTGGCGCAGACCAGCCGGCACTTCGAGGCTTTTGCGCGGCGGCAAGAGATTCCTTTTCTGATGGTGCATGCGGGGCCGCAAGATCAAGTCACCAGGTTTGGGCCGGTGACCCGTGTCGAACTGCCACGCAGTCCGGTGCAATTTCCACTTGATCGGGCACACGATTACGATCTGCTTTTTCTGCGGCATTACCGGAAATTAGAACCGATGCTGCGGGAATTTCGTCCGGACGTGGTGCAGATCACGGGGCCAGGGGATGTGGGGACGCTGGGGGCTTACGTCGCATACAAGATGAAGATTCCGCTGGCGGCGTCGTGGCAGACCAATGTTCATCAGTATGCGCGCCGGCGAGTGGCGGCGGCAGTTTCGTTTCTGCCGCAGGGGATTGCCGGGAAGCTGGCCGATCTGGCGGAGCGTTGGAGTTTTCGGGCGTCGGCGCGCTTCTATCAGATTCCGCGTCTGCTGTTTGCGCCGAATCAGGAGATGATTCGGGTGCTGGAGGCGGCGACGGGCAAGCCATGCTATTTGATGTCGCACGCGGTCGACACCGGGGTGTTCAGGCCGGAGCTGCGCGACCGGGACGGGGGACCGGACAGCGAACGGCGGTTCCGCATCGGCTATGTGGGACGGCTTACTGCCGAGAAGAGCGTGCGCTCGCTGGCGCGGCTGGAGCAGGCGCTACTGGGTCAACGGAATCCGGCAAAAGGCCATCGCGATTTCGAATTCGTGGTGGTGGGCGAAGGCGCGGAGCAGGAATGGCTGCGCAACCATATGCGGCAGGCTGAGTTCACGGGCGTGCTGACCGGGGCCGAGTTGTGGCGGACGTTTGCGAATTTCGACGTGCTGGCATTTCCGTCAGAGACCGATACGTTTGGGTTGGTCGTGCTGGAGGCGTTTGCGTCGGGCGTGCCCGCGGTGGTGACGGATCGCGGCGGCCCGCAGTTTACGGTACGGCATGGGGAGACGGGATTTATTGCGCATGATTTCGACGAGTTCGTTTCGTACGCGACGCGGTTGATGGACGAGCCCGCTCTGCTGGCTTCGATGCGTGCGGCCGCGCGGCAACAGGCTCTGGAAACTTCCTGGGACCGCATTTTCGAGGGGATGTATGAGGCTTACGAGCGCTGCCTGTGCAGCGTTCCTGCCGAGAGCCACAGTGTTTTCGATGTGGCGACCACCTAG
- a CDS encoding DEAD/DEAH box helicase — MTTFTQLPLSAALQQKLAAAEFITLTPIQERAIQPALDGKDVIGTAQTGTGKTLAFLIPVIEMLRRETSLEKSTTKQAAATALVLLPTRELAMQVHEQYEQLRTKSMSKAALVIGGVSEKTQIQGLRAGSSLIIATPGRLQDLTDRRFADLGHIKVLVLDEADRMLDMGFLPAIRRILALLPKNRQTLCFSATLEASVAGLVHDYMRDPVRVALGSVLKPAESVELRAYEVRPGEKLDVLRQLLYGEKGQTLIFTRTKRGAQRLAQDLARDGFSATMIHGDRSQSQRNGALSGFQEGRFQVLVATDIASRGLHCDDVAHVVNYDVPKIAEDFIHRVGRTGRAGLSGRATTLAAGVEIVELRNIERTLKLRIERMQMDPSAASQPKRFVQNTLASRTLTKLPGEVFV; from the coding sequence ATGACCACATTTACCCAGCTGCCTTTGTCCGCCGCCTTGCAGCAGAAACTCGCGGCAGCAGAATTCATCACCTTAACCCCCATCCAGGAGCGCGCCATCCAGCCCGCTCTCGATGGTAAAGACGTAATCGGCACCGCCCAGACCGGCACCGGCAAGACCCTCGCATTTCTGATCCCGGTGATCGAAATGCTCCGCCGCGAAACTTCATTGGAAAAATCGACCACGAAGCAAGCTGCCGCCACGGCGCTCGTTCTATTGCCCACCCGCGAATTGGCGATGCAGGTTCATGAGCAGTATGAGCAACTGCGCACGAAATCCATGTCCAAAGCCGCGCTCGTCATCGGCGGCGTCTCTGAAAAAACTCAGATTCAGGGCCTCCGCGCCGGCTCTTCGCTCATCATTGCCACTCCCGGCCGCCTGCAGGATCTCACCGATCGTCGCTTCGCCGACCTGGGTCACATCAAAGTGCTGGTCCTCGATGAAGCCGATCGCATGCTCGACATGGGCTTCCTCCCCGCCATCCGCCGCATTCTCGCGCTGTTGCCAAAGAATCGCCAGACTCTCTGCTTCTCGGCCACTCTTGAAGCCTCCGTCGCCGGCCTTGTTCACGACTACATGCGCGACCCGGTTCGCGTCGCTTTGGGTTCGGTCCTGAAGCCCGCCGAAAGCGTGGAACTGCGAGCCTACGAAGTCCGGCCCGGCGAAAAGCTCGATGTACTCCGCCAGCTTCTCTACGGCGAAAAAGGACAGACTCTCATCTTCACTCGCACCAAGCGCGGCGCCCAGCGTCTCGCCCAGGATCTCGCCCGCGATGGCTTCAGCGCCACCATGATTCACGGCGATCGCTCCCAGTCGCAGCGCAACGGCGCGCTCAGCGGATTTCAGGAAGGCCGCTTCCAGGTCTTGGTCGCGACCGATATCGCCTCCCGCGGACTGCATTGCGACGACGTCGCCCACGTCGTCAACTATGACGTTCCCAAAATCGCCGAAGACTTCATCCACCGCGTCGGCCGCACGGGTCGCGCCGGACTCTCCGGACGCGCTACTACTCTGGCCGCCGGCGTCGAAATCGTTGAGCTTCGCAACATCGAGCGCACCCTGAAACTCCGCATCGAACGCATGCAGATGGATCCTTCCGCCGCCTCTCAGCCCAAGCGCTTCGTGCAAAACACCCTGGCCTCACGCACTCTGACAAAATTGCCTGGCGAAGTATTCGTCTAG
- a CDS encoding RNA-binding protein, translating to MKNLYVGNLPHSTTESELRNVFEAHGAVEKVSIVTDRETGRARGFGFVEMTNAGEADKAIAALNGTELGGRALKINEAQPKTDRPRSGGGGGKKFGGGGGGGGRGRDDYQGHARQPREPRW from the coding sequence ATGAAGAATCTGTATGTAGGAAATTTGCCCCACAGCACGACCGAGTCTGAGTTGCGAAATGTATTCGAGGCTCATGGTGCGGTGGAAAAAGTGAGCATCGTAACCGATCGGGAGACGGGACGAGCACGGGGATTCGGATTTGTGGAAATGACCAATGCAGGGGAAGCCGACAAAGCGATTGCGGCGTTGAATGGAACGGAGTTGGGCGGACGAGCATTGAAGATCAACGAGGCGCAGCCGAAGACGGATCGTCCCCGGAGTGGTGGGGGCGGGGGGAAAAAGTTTGGCGGCGGAGGTGGCGGCGGTGGACGCGGGCGGGATGATTATCAGGGACACGCACGGCAGCCGCGCGAGCCTCGCTGGTAA
- a CDS encoding cold shock domain-containing protein, with protein MAEQGTVKWFNDAKGYGFISRQSGEDVFVHFSAIQAGGFRSLQEGQTVQFDVTKGPKGWQAENVQPL; from the coding sequence ATGGCAGAACAAGGAACAGTAAAGTGGTTTAACGACGCGAAGGGCTACGGCTTCATCAGCCGCCAGTCCGGCGAAGATGTTTTCGTGCATTTCTCGGCGATTCAAGCGGGCGGCTTCCGCAGCCTGCAAGAGGGCCAAACCGTGCAGTTCGACGTGACCAAGGGCCCCAAGGGCTGGCAAGCTGAGAACGTCCAGCCGCTGTAA
- a CDS encoding OsmC family protein has protein sequence MQRKASAVWKGGLKDGKGSLSAPGGALNNTQYSFATRFENAAGTNPEELIAAAHAGCFSMALSAQLGGANPPLTPESISTNVTLTMDKLDSGWTITASHIDVVGKVPGADAATFQKYAEAAEKGCPVSKVLNAKITMTAKLE, from the coding sequence ATGCAACGGAAGGCTAGCGCGGTTTGGAAGGGTGGGTTGAAGGATGGGAAGGGTTCGTTGTCGGCGCCGGGCGGCGCGCTGAATAATACGCAGTATTCGTTTGCCACGCGGTTTGAGAATGCGGCAGGGACGAATCCGGAGGAATTGATTGCGGCGGCGCATGCGGGATGTTTTTCGATGGCGCTGTCGGCGCAGTTGGGCGGGGCGAACCCTCCTCTGACGCCGGAGAGCATTTCGACCAATGTCACGCTGACGATGGACAAGCTGGATTCGGGATGGACGATTACAGCGAGCCACATTGATGTTGTCGGGAAAGTTCCGGGCGCGGATGCGGCGACGTTTCAGAAGTATGCGGAGGCGGCGGAGAAGGGCTGTCCGGTGTCGAAGGTGCTGAATGCGAAGATTACGATGACGGCGAAGCTGGAGTAG
- a CDS encoding nuclear transport factor 2 family protein, with amino-acid sequence MYRPYMSPSVDSRPFRDVESLLRDLSQDFATSFNTGNYDQAAGLFANDGTLMAPHYEAAYGQKPVERLLRQLGEAGYSNLRLETLRVEHSGDMAMELGRFSVVVRKADGTMAPERGKYVKVWRRLGVWRLIADCWSRTPLAVNDRAA; translated from the coding sequence ATGTACCGGCCTTACATGAGTCCCTCGGTGGACTCTCGTCCCTTTCGGGATGTAGAGTCCTTGCTTCGCGATCTTTCCCAGGATTTTGCAACTTCTTTCAACACCGGAAACTACGATCAGGCTGCCGGACTGTTTGCCAACGATGGCACGCTAATGGCACCCCATTATGAAGCGGCCTACGGACAGAAGCCCGTGGAACGGCTGCTGCGGCAGTTGGGCGAAGCGGGCTATAGCAATCTGCGGCTGGAAACGCTGCGCGTGGAACATTCGGGCGACATGGCGATGGAGCTTGGGCGCTTCTCGGTGGTCGTGCGCAAGGCCGATGGAACGATGGCGCCGGAGCGTGGGAAATATGTGAAAGTATGGAGGCGGCTGGGCGTCTGGCGGCTGATCGCCGACTGCTGGAGCCGGACGCCCTTAGCGGTGAACGATCGGGCGGCGTGA
- a CDS encoding PilZ domain-containing protein: MSKKEKAKAAAASFASGTRTGLSGDAPPAKVTFTRRFPRFTIDVRLQVKMFQAGEFRSCWGRSTEMGQDGIGATLTGSLEAGEIVTLEIPLPLTPYPIKVRAIVRYSQGLRYGFEFLTLNDGQRDTIKRVCDYLASKS; encoded by the coding sequence ATGAGCAAGAAAGAAAAAGCTAAAGCCGCCGCCGCTTCCTTCGCCTCCGGCACTCGCACTGGCTTGTCTGGCGACGCACCTCCAGCCAAGGTCACCTTCACCCGCCGTTTTCCCCGTTTCACGATTGACGTCCGCCTGCAAGTCAAAATGTTTCAAGCGGGAGAATTCCGCTCCTGCTGGGGCCGCTCCACCGAAATGGGACAGGACGGCATCGGCGCCACTCTGACCGGCAGTCTCGAAGCCGGCGAAATCGTCACGCTCGAAATTCCTCTGCCCCTCACTCCTTACCCCATCAAAGTCCGCGCCATCGTCCGCTACAGCCAAGGCCTCCGTTACGGTTTCGAATTCTTAACGCTCAACGATGGCCAGCGCGACACCATCAAACGCGTCTGTGACTACCTGGCCAGCAAATCTTAA
- a CDS encoding DUF2127 domain-containing protein, which yields MKANHDRVLQMIAVFKFFKAATLVALSLGAFRLLHRDVGQVAEHWVKTIGLDPGNRWIDMALARAASLRPEQIRKLGLGGLLYAALFLTEGTGLWLQKRWGEWLTVIITGSLVPVEIYEIYRHPSAVKVAVLVINVGIVFYLINRIRRNGSRV from the coding sequence ATGAAAGCGAACCACGACCGGGTTTTGCAGATGATTGCGGTGTTCAAGTTCTTCAAGGCAGCGACACTGGTGGCGCTGAGTTTGGGCGCGTTCCGGTTGCTGCATAGAGATGTAGGTCAAGTGGCGGAGCACTGGGTTAAAACGATCGGGCTGGATCCGGGGAATCGGTGGATCGATATGGCGCTGGCGAGGGCGGCGAGCTTGCGTCCGGAGCAGATTAGAAAACTTGGATTGGGCGGCTTATTGTATGCGGCTTTGTTTTTGACCGAGGGAACTGGCTTGTGGCTTCAGAAAAGGTGGGGAGAATGGCTGACGGTGATTATTACAGGCTCGCTGGTGCCGGTGGAGATTTATGAGATTTATCGCCATCCATCAGCGGTTAAGGTGGCGGTGCTGGTGATTAATGTGGGGATTGTTTTTTATTTGATTAACAGGATTCGGAGAAATGGGAGCAGGGTTTAA
- a CDS encoding superoxide dismutase, with the protein MAHELPALPYAYDALEPVIDKQTMTLHHDMHHGAYVKNLNAAIEKHSDLAGKSAEDLIRDLNAIPEDIRAAVRNNGGGHVNHSMFWKIMKPKGGGDPSGPIAETIAKTFGNFKDFQTKFNDAGTKQFGSGWVWLAGKPDGSVHIMSTPNQDNPISQGHYPIFGNDVWEHAYYLKYNNRRPEYLAAWWNVLNWDEINKRYATFKAGKAAHEPALAHR; encoded by the coding sequence ATGGCTCACGAATTACCCGCACTTCCCTACGCTTACGACGCCCTCGAACCCGTCATTGATAAGCAGACGATGACCCTTCACCACGACATGCATCACGGCGCGTACGTGAAAAATCTGAACGCCGCCATCGAGAAGCATTCCGACCTCGCCGGCAAGTCCGCCGAAGATCTTATCCGAGACCTCAATGCCATTCCCGAAGACATTCGCGCCGCCGTCCGCAACAATGGCGGAGGCCACGTCAACCACAGCATGTTCTGGAAGATCATGAAACCCAAAGGCGGCGGCGACCCCTCCGGCCCCATCGCCGAAACCATCGCCAAAACTTTTGGCAACTTCAAAGATTTCCAAACCAAATTTAACGACGCCGGCACAAAACAATTCGGCAGCGGATGGGTCTGGCTCGCCGGCAAACCCGATGGCTCCGTTCACATCATGTCCACCCCCAATCAGGACAACCCGATCAGTCAAGGCCACTATCCCATCTTCGGCAACGATGTCTGGGAGCACGCCTACTACTTGAAATACAACAACCGGCGCCCCGAGTACTTGGCGGCCTGGTGGAACGTCCTCAACTGGGACGAGATCAACAAGCGCTACGCCACCTTCAAGGCCGGCAAAGCCGCGCACGAGCCCGCCCTCGCGCACCGCTAA
- a CDS encoding YHS domain-containing protein: MTIDPVCGMKVDEKNAEYQTQFAGKKYVFCSENCKKEFDKRPDEYVKSAA; the protein is encoded by the coding sequence ATGACCATCGATCCGGTTTGTGGGATGAAAGTCGACGAAAAGAATGCCGAATATCAAACACAATTTGCGGGAAAGAAATATGTTTTCTGTTCGGAGAACTGCAAGAAGGAGTTTGACAAGCGGCCGGATGAATATGTGAAGTCGGCGGCTTAA
- a CDS encoding tail spike protein — protein sequence MPHTKALFWGTRACIPVILLLASCGPVQTQSGSSGSLTSFGAKGDAITHDDGVAVAGSTNFSSQSSSFSSADVGKFTEITGAGSNAGMLHGAGTANGILATTIQSVLNSHTVILGNAASYAGSNLHFVYGTDNTAAFRSAYESGQPMFVPAGNYLIVAGTQTVPATITGTQPLILAGTGADSKLLSDNPIFSLTTSTSGSSVKNLDLEPIAKFAVVAVNAVPPPSGTPVLVDIFGTGTGMQPSFNFAPKYPTFWNGLSAFQQTQILGPTITIQGGDHVNVSTITGNQVTILLEDVTSSSLQNNDFTGGYGPNANEGTGGVQGCLGIATLTGSGQYSNVGNTISGNNIRYCSFSNIFWSNADGLVVSDNISQYSGESGYKNFQGSATRPTHNLSVTNNIARYSVFDGFDLSADYPHKATFPEYATVMGNLSQNNQSTGYFSDGTNWNFTANTASSNGIEGFYLDYSNSVISGNVSLNNNLNSLNSPNSDNQFVIGGCCITSNNVIENNLIALTIAGISGDAMWVGSSTVTANNNVVQELPGEGGLWFNVPPTSSSGNTGWPTTFNGNVTINGNLGVIGTLSKAAGSFRIDHPLDPLNKYLLHSFVESPDMLNIYNGIVELDSKGRAEVTLPSYFEALNGDFRYQLTCIGKSSPVYVAREVKDNKFLIAGGTRGTRVSWQVTGIRRDPYSQAHRILPEMEKPESERGHYLYPEIYPEGEK from the coding sequence ATGCCACATACTAAGGCCTTATTTTGGGGAACTCGGGCTTGCATCCCGGTCATTCTTCTGCTGGCCTCATGTGGACCAGTTCAAACCCAATCCGGTTCATCCGGCAGCCTCACGAGCTTCGGCGCAAAAGGAGATGCGATAACTCACGATGACGGTGTCGCCGTGGCCGGTTCCACAAACTTCAGCTCACAATCGTCGTCGTTTAGCTCCGCCGATGTAGGAAAGTTCACCGAGATTACGGGCGCAGGTTCGAACGCGGGAATGCTGCATGGGGCTGGAACCGCAAACGGCATCTTAGCCACGACGATTCAATCCGTGCTGAACAGTCATACCGTCATTCTTGGGAATGCCGCCTCTTATGCGGGATCGAATCTGCATTTTGTTTATGGCACCGACAACACGGCTGCGTTCCGTTCCGCCTACGAGTCTGGCCAGCCTATGTTCGTGCCTGCAGGAAACTATCTGATCGTTGCAGGCACCCAAACCGTGCCCGCAACCATCACCGGCACCCAGCCGCTTATCCTTGCTGGTACCGGTGCAGACTCCAAATTGCTCTCGGATAATCCGATCTTCTCTCTAACGACCAGTACCTCGGGCTCTTCCGTCAAGAACCTTGATCTGGAGCCGATCGCCAAGTTCGCCGTCGTTGCGGTGAACGCTGTGCCCCCACCCTCCGGCACTCCCGTTCTAGTCGACATCTTTGGAACGGGAACTGGGATGCAGCCCAGTTTCAATTTTGCTCCGAAGTACCCGACTTTTTGGAATGGCCTCTCAGCCTTCCAGCAAACTCAGATCCTGGGGCCGACAATTACGATTCAGGGCGGCGATCACGTCAACGTCAGCACTATCACCGGAAACCAGGTAACCATTCTGCTCGAAGATGTGACCTCTTCATCTCTACAAAATAACGACTTTACCGGTGGTTACGGCCCCAATGCGAACGAAGGGACAGGAGGCGTCCAGGGCTGCCTTGGCATCGCAACCCTAACCGGCTCCGGGCAATATTCGAATGTGGGCAACACCATTAGCGGCAACAACATTCGCTATTGCAGCTTCAGCAACATTTTCTGGTCGAATGCAGACGGCTTGGTCGTTTCCGACAACATTTCGCAGTATTCGGGTGAATCCGGGTACAAGAACTTTCAAGGCAGTGCCACACGACCTACCCATAACCTTTCTGTGACTAACAACATCGCACGCTATTCCGTTTTCGACGGATTTGATCTTTCGGCGGACTACCCTCATAAAGCCACCTTCCCCGAGTACGCCACCGTTATGGGAAATCTCTCCCAGAACAACCAGAGCACCGGATATTTCAGCGACGGCACCAATTGGAACTTCACCGCGAATACTGCCAGTTCCAACGGTATCGAGGGCTTCTATCTGGATTACTCCAACAGCGTGATCTCCGGAAATGTCAGCCTGAACAACAATCTCAATAGCCTCAATTCTCCCAACTCGGACAATCAGTTCGTTATTGGAGGATGCTGTATTACCTCCAACAACGTTATCGAGAATAATCTGATCGCACTCACCATCGCCGGCATCAGCGGCGACGCAATGTGGGTCGGATCCAGCACTGTAACGGCCAACAACAATGTCGTGCAGGAACTCCCCGGCGAGGGAGGTCTCTGGTTTAATGTTCCCCCAACCAGTTCGAGCGGAAATACCGGCTGGCCTACCACGTTTAACGGCAATGTCACCATCAATGGAAATCTGGGCGTCATTGGAACGCTCTCGAAGGCCGCCGGGAGCTTTCGAATCGATCATCCCCTGGATCCGCTGAACAAGTATCTGCTGCATTCATTCGTTGAGTCCCCCGACATGTTGAATATCTACAACGGGATCGTTGAACTTGACTCTAAAGGACGGGCCGAAGTCACCCTGCCTTCCTATTTCGAAGCCCTCAACGGCGACTTCCGCTACCAATTAACTTGTATTGGCAAATCCAGCCCCGTCTATGTCGCACGTGAAGTAAAAGACAACAAGTTTCTGATTGCCGGAGGCACTCGGGGTACGCGCGTGTCGTGGCAGGTCACCGGCATTCGTCGCGACCCCTACTCCCAGGCACATCGAATCCTGCCTGAGATGGAAAAACCAGAATCCGAACGCGGCCATTATCTTTACCCGGAGATTTATCCGGAAGGCGAGAAGTGA